In a genomic window of Scyliorhinus torazame isolate Kashiwa2021f chromosome 5, sScyTor2.1, whole genome shotgun sequence:
- the LOC140419212 gene encoding uncharacterized protein isoform X1, which produces MDAPNLLQPEYHRILKMEEKSTIHSEEKPYTCSVCGRGFNRSSGLSKHKCRHDGEKPWKCEDCGKGFNYPSELEIHQRGHTGERPFTCSDCGRGFTKSSILLTHQRTHSGEKPFTCSDCGKRFTQSSTLQKHQRIHTGEKPFTCLCGMGFTQSSTLLTHQRIHTREKPFTCSECGKRFSHQSTLLTHQQVHTRQRPFICFECGKGFINSSHLMVHQRVHTDERPFKCLDCGKCFKTSQELVSHQQVHTDEKPFRCSHCGTRFRRSSHLTVHQRTHTGERPFICYKCGKRFTQSSALLRHQRVHTGERLFICSDCGKRFIQSSNLLTHQQVHTGERQFTCSSCWK; this is translated from the coding sequence ATGGACGCGCCCAATCTATTgcaacctgaatatcatcggattttgaagatggaagaaaaaagcaccattcacagtgaggagaaaccgtacacgtgttctgtgtgtggacgagggttCAATCGATCATCTGGCCTTTCAAAACATAAATGTAGGCATGATGGGGAGaagccgtggaaatgtgaggactgtgggaaaggattcaattacccatcagagctggaaattcatcagcgtggtcacaccggggagaggccattcacctgctcggactgtgggaggggatttactaagtcatccatcctgctgacacaccagcgcacacacagtggggagaagccattcacctgctctgactgtgggaagagattcactcagtcatccaccctgcagaaacatcagcgaatccacactggcgagaaaccattcacctgtttgtgtgggatgggattcactcagtcatccaccctgctgacacaccagcgaatacacaccagggagaagccatttacctgctctgagtgtgggaagagattctctcACCAatccaccctgctgacacaccagcaggttcacactagacagagaccgttcatctgcttcgagtgtgggaagggattcattaattcatcacaCCTGATGGTACACCAAAGAGTTCATActgacgagagaccttttaaatgtctggACTGCGGGAAGTGTTTTAAAACCTCGCAGGAACTGGTCTCCCATCAAcaggttcacactgatgagaaaccgttcaggtgctctcactgcgggactaggTTCAGACGATCGTCTcatctcactgtacaccagcgcactcacactggggagaggccattcatctgctacaagtgtggaaagagattcactcagtcatccgctctgctaagacaccagcgagttcacactggggagaggttgttcatctgctctgattgtgggaagagattcattcagtcatccaacctgctgacacaccaacaagttcacaccggggagagacagtTTACCTGTTCCTCGTGTTGGAAGTGA